In the genome of Treponema pedis, one region contains:
- a CDS encoding NifU family protein, with protein MLVKEELQKAIDIIRPRLQADGGDIELNSVSEDGKVFVSLKGACGSCPMATYTLKLGVEETLKDMFPEVTEVIAE; from the coding sequence ATGTTGGTTAAAGAAGAACTTCAAAAAGCAATAGATATAATCCGGCCGAGATTACAGGCGGACGGAGGGGATATAGAGCTTAATTCGGTTTCGGAAGACGGAAAAGTGTTTGTAAGCTTAAAAGGTGCCTGCGGCTCATGCCCTATGGCTACCTATACCTTAAAACTCGGAGTGGAAGAGACTTTAAAAGATATGTTCCCCGAAGTTACCGAAGTTATTGCGGAATAA